The following coding sequences lie in one Alloacidobacterium dinghuense genomic window:
- the fliR gene encoding flagellar biosynthetic protein FliR, with protein MNEILSRGNLDWGHYLSAVVLAMVRLSSMMVAAPFFSSQAIPKQIKAVFVIAVSILVAPIVASLPMARLELGMIPLVSEVAAGLVFGFSLSLLNEVLLFAGQVLGVQFSFSLANLLDPSSEVQTPLLAQMFSLMGTTVLLVSGLDRTMLAALIRSFAVAPLGGFFLDGQHALALVQMASGIFFAALQLAAPAMAATMLVEVAVAMVGKMSPQLPVMAITVPAKTITGYVILLGSLALWPRFIESHFSRLLDVAEGMLRSGAGHA; from the coding sequence ATGAACGAGATTCTTAGTCGCGGCAATCTGGACTGGGGCCACTATCTTTCCGCGGTGGTGCTGGCCATGGTGCGCCTGAGCAGCATGATGGTCGCCGCTCCCTTTTTCTCTTCGCAGGCGATTCCCAAGCAGATCAAAGCAGTCTTTGTGATTGCGGTGTCGATTCTGGTGGCGCCCATTGTGGCCTCACTTCCGATGGCGCGACTGGAGCTTGGCATGATTCCCCTGGTGAGCGAAGTGGCTGCAGGCCTTGTCTTCGGCTTTTCGTTGAGCCTGTTGAATGAGGTGCTGCTCTTTGCAGGCCAGGTACTTGGCGTGCAATTCAGCTTTTCGCTGGCAAACCTGCTCGATCCAAGTTCGGAAGTGCAGACGCCCTTGCTGGCACAAATGTTCTCGCTGATGGGCACAACTGTGCTTCTCGTCTCGGGGCTGGACCGGACGATGCTGGCCGCTCTGATCCGCAGCTTTGCCGTGGCGCCGCTTGGAGGGTTTTTTCTGGACGGCCAACACGCGCTGGCGCTCGTGCAGATGGCAAGCGGCATCTTCTTCGCCGCGCTGCAGCTTGCTGCTCCGGCCATGGCGGCAACCATGCTGGTAGAAGTCGCGGTGGCGATGGTTGGCAAGATGTCACCACAGCTGCCGGTGATGGCGATTACGGTGCCTGCGAAGACGATAACCGGCTATGTCATTCTTCTCGGATCGCTGGCCCTCTGGCCGCGGTTTATCGAGAGCCACTTCAGCCGATTGCTGGATGTGGCCGAAGGCATGCTGCGGTCTGGAGCGGGTCACGCATGA
- a CDS encoding FliM/FliN family flagellar motor C-terminal domain-containing protein has product MTPEPLATTELKDSQQAVAEISPVLSPQLPEGVAPQGYTKALLSALAAKLPLQLDLRLPLPSFRVQNLLSLEKGQVIESAWPHTEDLPLWSGGVHLVWTEFEVVDQKLAVRVTRLV; this is encoded by the coding sequence ATGACCCCAGAGCCCCTTGCAACTACTGAATTGAAGGATTCTCAGCAGGCCGTAGCCGAAATCAGCCCGGTCCTCTCTCCGCAACTTCCGGAGGGCGTCGCACCACAGGGATATACCAAGGCCCTGCTCTCTGCGCTCGCGGCCAAACTTCCCCTGCAGCTCGACCTTCGCCTGCCGCTTCCGTCGTTCCGTGTGCAGAACCTTCTCTCTCTGGAAAAAGGCCAGGTGATCGAATCGGCGTGGCCGCACACCGAAGATCTTCCCTTGTGGTCCGGCGGAGTGCACCTGGTGTGGACTGAGTTCGAAGTCGTAGATCAGAAGCTGGCCGTACGCGTAACGCGGCTGGTGTAG
- a CDS encoding flagellar biosynthetic protein FliO translates to MKMAKDPTAIGAGWTERCYRAWSRIRLLIASRFARKMREGRENALHLEEKLSLGPKKMLYLVSCREKEFLIAAGADAIVSVVEVSAVAAEGSKSMKPSLTRVQKREPRTS, encoded by the coding sequence ATGAAGATGGCCAAAGATCCGACAGCAATTGGAGCCGGCTGGACCGAGCGCTGCTACCGCGCATGGTCTCGAATCCGACTGCTGATCGCGTCCCGTTTTGCCAGAAAGATGCGGGAGGGCAGGGAGAACGCTCTTCATCTTGAGGAGAAGCTGTCGCTCGGTCCGAAGAAGATGCTGTACCTGGTGAGTTGCCGCGAGAAGGAATTCCTGATTGCGGCAGGTGCGGACGCAATCGTTTCTGTTGTCGAAGTCTCCGCCGTAGCGGCAGAGGGATCGAAATCGATGAAGCCGTCCCTGACGCGGGTGCAGAAACGCGAGCCACGCACGTCATGA
- the fliG gene encoding flagellar motor switch protein FliG: MATTAPLPTTTTSLVPPPVTERRASERSLSGIKKAAILVVAVGDELGKRILQNLPDNDVQRLTEEIADLRNVRPEASLQVMEEFFEMIETQRYMMHGGLEYATKLLVESFGKQRAEDLLALVKRAQEASQGDLAMLQKVDPQQLGKFLDGEHPQTVALVLAHLDPKRASLVLNSLGEDQKVAVVRRLAEMRQFSPEMAQKVALILHKRLETVGDTSRKAYAGFKAVADLLNRLDAEQTKKILEQIEEDEPEVALNIRNLMFTFEDLVTVPSASMRELVSAIDKPTLAMALKGAREDVKAQIFRAMSSRAVEMLKEDMEVLGPVRTREVTLAQHEILNLARKLEADGKVILKIEQGDDLLV; the protein is encoded by the coding sequence ATGGCGACGACTGCGCCTTTGCCCACAACCACGACGAGTCTCGTGCCGCCTCCGGTAACGGAACGCCGCGCCTCTGAGCGCTCGTTGTCCGGAATCAAGAAGGCTGCGATCCTCGTCGTTGCCGTAGGCGATGAACTGGGCAAAAGGATCCTTCAAAACCTGCCGGATAACGATGTGCAGCGGCTGACCGAAGAAATTGCCGATCTGCGCAATGTTCGGCCCGAGGCGTCTCTGCAGGTAATGGAAGAATTCTTCGAGATGATCGAGACCCAGCGCTACATGATGCATGGCGGTCTCGAATACGCCACCAAGCTGTTGGTGGAATCCTTCGGCAAGCAGCGCGCCGAAGATCTGCTGGCGCTGGTGAAGCGGGCTCAGGAGGCGAGCCAGGGCGATCTGGCAATGCTGCAGAAGGTCGATCCGCAGCAACTGGGCAAGTTTCTTGATGGAGAGCATCCACAGACGGTCGCCCTGGTTCTGGCGCACCTCGATCCAAAGCGTGCATCGCTGGTGCTGAACAGCCTGGGCGAGGATCAGAAGGTCGCTGTAGTGAGGCGGCTGGCAGAGATGCGTCAGTTCTCTCCGGAGATGGCGCAGAAGGTTGCGCTGATTCTCCACAAGCGTCTTGAGACTGTGGGAGACACCAGCCGCAAAGCGTATGCGGGTTTCAAGGCGGTGGCTGATCTGTTGAATCGCCTCGACGCCGAACAGACAAAGAAGATTCTTGAGCAGATTGAAGAGGACGAGCCCGAAGTTGCGCTTAACATTCGCAATCTGATGTTCACCTTTGAAGACCTAGTGACCGTGCCATCAGCAAGCATGCGCGAGTTGGTCAGCGCGATCGATAAGCCGACCCTCGCCATGGCGCTCAAGGGCGCAAGGGAAGACGTGAAGGCGCAGATCTTTCGCGCGATGTCGTCGCGTGCGGTGGAGATGCTCAAGGAAGACATGGAAGTGCTTGGACCGGTGCGCACGCGTGAGGTGACCCTCGCACAACACGAGATTCTCAATCTGGCGCGCAAGCTTGAAGCAGACGGAAAAGTGATTCTGAAGATCGAACAGGGCGATGACCTGCTGGTGTAG
- a CDS encoding flagellar biosynthetic protein FliQ: protein MGPDQVAELMRHLLKEALVVSAPILLLAAVTSFALSLFQTLTSLQDQTLSTVPRLLIVAVVMLAGLPWFLRRIVFFTVTLLNDFHRYIG, encoded by the coding sequence ATGGGCCCCGATCAGGTAGCGGAATTGATGCGGCACCTTCTGAAAGAAGCGCTTGTCGTGAGCGCCCCCATTCTGCTGCTCGCCGCCGTCACCAGCTTTGCATTGAGCCTCTTTCAGACGCTCACCTCTCTGCAGGACCAGACGTTGAGCACGGTTCCGCGCCTGCTGATCGTCGCTGTGGTTATGCTGGCCGGATTGCCCTGGTTTCTACGTCGCATCGTCTTCTTCACCGTGACGCTCCTGAACGATTTTCACCGGTACATCGGCTGA
- the fliP gene encoding flagellar type III secretion system pore protein FliP (The bacterial flagellar biogenesis protein FliP forms a type III secretion system (T3SS)-type pore required for flagellar assembly.), which yields MMFAIYFAKTPKLLPLPGPLSGMEQHLTNNNGVPWTIVFTLTLITLLPAIVLSMTPMVRLLVVFHFLRQALGTQTAPSNQVLMGLGLMMTWFLMQPVLTAVDQQAVEPFRQGQISGIEAIERGADPPKHFMLKYAREKDLALFSSASMIARPKTPDDLPLRVIVPAYMLSELKAGFVIGAVLFLPFLLIDMVIASITTSIGMFQLPPVVVSTPLKILLFVMVDGWHLLASSLLKSF from the coding sequence ATGATGTTCGCCATCTATTTCGCGAAGACGCCGAAGCTGCTGCCGTTGCCGGGTCCGCTATCCGGTATGGAGCAGCACCTGACAAATAACAATGGCGTGCCCTGGACCATTGTCTTCACGCTCACGCTGATTACATTATTGCCGGCGATCGTGCTCTCGATGACGCCGATGGTACGTCTGCTGGTGGTCTTTCATTTTCTGCGGCAGGCTTTGGGAACGCAGACCGCTCCCAGTAATCAGGTATTGATGGGGCTCGGCCTGATGATGACCTGGTTTCTGATGCAGCCCGTATTGACGGCGGTCGACCAGCAGGCAGTTGAACCCTTCCGCCAGGGGCAGATTTCGGGGATCGAGGCGATTGAGCGCGGCGCCGATCCGCCAAAGCATTTCATGCTGAAGTATGCGCGCGAGAAGGATCTGGCGTTGTTCAGCTCGGCATCGATGATCGCGCGTCCGAAGACGCCGGACGATCTTCCCCTGCGCGTGATCGTGCCTGCTTATATGCTCTCGGAATTAAAGGCCGGATTTGTCATTGGCGCCGTGCTCTTTCTCCCATTCCTGCTGATCGATATGGTAATTGCCTCGATCACGACGTCGATTGGCATGTTTCAGCTTCCACCCGTAGTGGTCTCAACGCCGCTTAAAATTTTGCTCTTTGTGATGGTAGACGGCTGGCATCTTCTGGCCAGCTCTCTGCTCAAGAGTTTTTGA
- a CDS encoding FliH/SctL family protein, with translation MLHKVEPKIRRMEYRLAFAPSTFPSEELAEPAADNKSLDKGHDDFALLTARLQELEEQLRERDGGFQQKLEAEIAAAFERGRREEESDRSAAVRKMANAMEHALSEFASARGGYLARVEQEVVRLALSIATRILHREAQMDPLLLSGAVRVALGQLSDTTEVRLRVPTSQHQLWSEMIQLMPNLPLRPQLMADDTLQAGECTLETHLGSVDLGVKAQLAEIERGFFDLLEHREPVRRDDLKAVTKAEEA, from the coding sequence ATGTTGCACAAAGTGGAACCAAAGATTCGGCGGATGGAGTATCGTCTCGCATTCGCGCCAAGCACCTTTCCCAGTGAGGAGTTGGCGGAGCCGGCAGCGGACAACAAGAGTCTAGACAAAGGCCACGACGATTTTGCGCTGTTGACGGCGCGCCTGCAGGAGTTGGAAGAGCAGCTGCGCGAACGCGACGGCGGGTTTCAGCAGAAGCTGGAAGCGGAGATAGCGGCTGCATTCGAGCGTGGACGCCGGGAGGAAGAATCAGACCGGAGTGCGGCTGTCCGGAAGATGGCGAATGCGATGGAGCATGCATTGAGCGAATTCGCATCTGCTCGGGGCGGCTATCTGGCACGGGTGGAGCAGGAGGTCGTGCGGCTGGCCTTAAGCATTGCCACGCGTATTCTGCATCGCGAAGCGCAGATGGATCCGCTTCTGTTGTCGGGAGCAGTTCGTGTTGCGCTGGGACAGCTTTCTGATACCACAGAGGTTCGATTGCGCGTGCCCACGTCGCAACATCAGTTGTGGAGCGAGATGATTCAGCTGATGCCGAATCTGCCGCTGCGCCCTCAGCTTATGGCCGACGATACATTGCAGGCTGGAGAATGCACACTGGAAACGCATCTTGGCAGCGTCGATCTGGGGGTGAAGGCGCAGTTGGCTGAGATCGAGCGCGGCTTTTTTGATCTTCTCGAACACCGTGAGCCCGTGCGGCGCGACGACTTGAAGGCTGTAACCAAGGCGGAAGAAGCCTGA
- a CDS encoding flagellar hook capping FlgD N-terminal domain-containing protein has translation MMQPLHHPIMSPVTGSPITALDSSSGASGSSGSSSSDSGDTTITANDFLSLLVAEMKNQDPTADTDPNAYIDQLVQVNSLQQLIQINQDLGGLGSTSSSGSGSGSGSSGTKSSASTEAISAASRLATSLAPKHAQPAAAEAAHVNAAGHDANAASQAAQAFKAAVHQS, from the coding sequence ATGATGCAGCCTTTACATCATCCAATCATGTCGCCGGTCACGGGGTCGCCGATCACCGCGCTCGATAGTTCATCGGGCGCGAGCGGCTCCTCGGGTTCGTCGAGCAGTGACAGTGGCGATACGACGATCACAGCCAACGACTTTCTTAGCCTTCTGGTGGCGGAGATGAAGAACCAGGACCCGACCGCCGACACCGATCCGAATGCCTACATTGACCAGCTGGTGCAGGTGAACAGCCTCCAGCAGTTGATTCAGATCAATCAGGATCTCGGAGGATTGGGTTCCACGTCGAGCTCCGGCTCGGGTTCCGGTTCGGGTTCGAGCGGCACGAAGTCGAGCGCTTCGACGGAGGCGATCAGCGCGGCAAGCCGCCTGGCGACCTCGCTCGCGCCGAAGCATGCCCAACCGGCGGCCGCAGAGGCTGCGCATGTGAATGCGGCGGGGCACGACGCGAATGCTGCTTCGCAGGCGGCGCAGGCTTTCAAGGCTGCAGTTCATCAATCGTAA
- a CDS encoding flagellar hook protein FlgE: MPSFFIPLSGLEADNTALNTIANNLSNMNTVAYKSQDVQFSDLFYQQVGESGSGDPEQVGAGSQVGAITTDFSTGTANPATGQSQDVALNGDGFFVVQDGNVQEYTRAGDFVISSDGHLLTQGGQQVMGYPSANGVPNTNAPLVPIQIPVGQVEQPQATANMSMTANLDASAAVGTSAQGQITLYDSLGEAHLATVDFQKTGTNTWSYNISLPAGDATGSSANAVGTLTFDSSGNLVTPAANVSNIQFTGMSDGAANMNFNWNLYDANNKPVIDQVAAGSGVATSHQDGYASGQYQSFTVDSNGVVSASYSNNQTQVVGQLAVASITNEQGLTRLGDNNYQTTLASGQATVGTAGSNGRGTIQDQAVEGSNVDISTQFSDLIVAQRAFEANSKAITTFDTVTQETINMIH; the protein is encoded by the coding sequence ATGCCATCGTTTTTCATTCCACTCTCGGGTCTTGAGGCCGACAACACCGCGCTCAACACCATTGCCAATAACCTTTCCAACATGAATACCGTGGCGTACAAGAGCCAGGATGTGCAGTTCAGCGATCTCTTCTACCAGCAGGTGGGAGAGAGCGGCTCCGGCGACCCGGAGCAGGTGGGCGCAGGTTCGCAGGTTGGCGCCATTACGACAGACTTCAGCACGGGTACGGCGAACCCGGCAACAGGCCAGTCGCAGGATGTTGCGTTGAACGGCGATGGTTTCTTTGTCGTGCAGGACGGCAACGTGCAGGAGTACACGCGCGCCGGCGATTTCGTGATTAGTTCGGACGGCCATCTTTTAACCCAGGGCGGGCAACAGGTGATGGGATATCCGTCAGCGAACGGTGTTCCCAACACGAATGCGCCTTTGGTTCCGATCCAGATTCCGGTGGGGCAGGTGGAGCAGCCCCAGGCAACGGCAAACATGTCGATGACTGCGAACCTGGATGCATCGGCGGCAGTGGGCACTTCAGCGCAGGGGCAGATCACGCTGTACGATTCACTCGGCGAAGCGCATTTAGCCACAGTCGACTTTCAGAAGACTGGCACCAACACCTGGAGCTACAACATCTCACTGCCGGCGGGCGATGCGACGGGCAGCAGCGCCAACGCCGTGGGCACGCTGACCTTTGACTCAAGCGGCAATCTCGTCACTCCCGCAGCGAACGTCTCGAACATTCAATTCACGGGAATGTCTGATGGTGCGGCGAATATGAACTTCAACTGGAATCTGTATGACGCGAACAACAAGCCGGTCATCGATCAGGTTGCCGCCGGTTCTGGCGTGGCCACATCGCACCAGGATGGCTATGCGAGCGGACAGTACCAGAGCTTTACCGTGGATTCAAACGGTGTGGTCTCGGCCTCGTACAGCAACAACCAGACACAGGTGGTTGGCCAGCTTGCTGTCGCCAGCATTACCAATGAGCAGGGATTGACCCGTCTGGGAGACAACAACTATCAGACGACGCTTGCTTCTGGCCAGGCGACGGTGGGCACCGCCGGGTCGAATGGCCGCGGCACCATTCAGGACCAGGCCGTCGAAGGCTCGAATGTCGATATCTCGACGCAGTTCTCTGATCTGATCGTGGCACAGCGCGCCTTCGAGGCGAATTCGAAGGCTATTACCACCTTCGATACGGTAACCCAGGAAACCATCAACATGATTCACTAG
- a CDS encoding EscU/YscU/HrcU family type III secretion system export apparatus switch protein, producing MSGERTERATPRRRQKAQQQGDRVRSRELTAAFAMLAGVQVLGNISSHWASMWSGLMTQVLALGSPAVWQEDQAMQTALALRHLVLIAASPLLLLALAVSGVALFVVVAQGGGVQFSAQALQPKFTRLNPLTNIKNILSLQGASRMMKSLLPAGVIVILGIHKIEGQTNLPPMSIGHLPRMFSSAYDLLLDTAWILVAWSGIDYIVQWRSWEGRMRMSKQEIREEMKETEGSPQVRSRIRGLQRQMRRRKLKADVKRATVVITNPTHYAVALSFDFETMEPPKVLAKGRNLLAEQIKSEARWAGVPIVENPPLARSLYRSVAEGQSIPIDLYAAVAAILAYLYRKQVEEKVRRQRAAEQAKRDQRRKDAAPAQPISRSAKEMP from the coding sequence ATGAGCGGAGAACGCACAGAACGGGCGACTCCGCGGCGGCGGCAGAAGGCGCAGCAGCAGGGAGACCGTGTCCGCAGCCGCGAGCTGACGGCAGCCTTCGCGATGCTGGCTGGCGTCCAGGTTCTGGGTAACATCTCGTCGCACTGGGCATCGATGTGGAGCGGCCTGATGACGCAGGTGCTGGCTCTTGGCTCTCCTGCGGTGTGGCAGGAGGATCAGGCGATGCAGACGGCGCTTGCCTTGCGCCATCTCGTGCTGATTGCCGCATCTCCTCTGCTCTTGCTGGCACTCGCCGTCTCTGGCGTTGCCCTATTCGTTGTGGTCGCGCAGGGCGGTGGCGTGCAATTTTCCGCGCAGGCATTGCAGCCAAAATTTACCCGGTTGAACCCTCTGACCAACATCAAGAACATTCTCTCGCTGCAGGGCGCGTCGCGCATGATGAAGTCTCTGTTGCCCGCCGGGGTGATTGTCATTCTCGGTATTCACAAGATTGAGGGCCAGACCAACCTGCCGCCGATGAGCATTGGCCACCTGCCGCGCATGTTCTCCTCGGCTTACGACCTGCTACTCGATACAGCCTGGATCCTCGTGGCCTGGTCGGGGATTGACTACATCGTGCAATGGCGAAGCTGGGAAGGCCGCATGCGGATGAGCAAGCAGGAGATCCGTGAGGAGATGAAGGAGACCGAGGGCAGTCCGCAGGTGCGCAGTCGCATTCGCGGCCTACAGCGCCAGATGCGACGCCGCAAATTGAAGGCGGACGTCAAACGTGCAACGGTTGTCATTACCAATCCAACCCACTATGCCGTTGCGTTGAGCTTTGACTTTGAAACCATGGAGCCGCCCAAAGTCCTGGCGAAGGGACGCAATCTCCTGGCTGAGCAGATTAAGAGTGAAGCGCGCTGGGCCGGAGTGCCTATCGTCGAGAACCCGCCGCTCGCGCGTTCGCTCTATCGTTCGGTTGCCGAAGGCCAGTCGATTCCCATCGACCTGTATGCCGCAGTCGCCGCAATTCTCGCTTATCTCTATCGCAAGCAGGTCGAAGAGAAGGTACGCCGTCAGCGTGCCGCCGAGCAGGCAAAACGCGACCAACGCAGAAAAGACGCAGCCCCCGCTCAACCGATTTCAAGATCCGCCAAGGAGATGCCATGA
- a CDS encoding flagellar hook-length control protein FliK, with translation MQVPASAASTTGVQESSASVSAGPFGSMTGAASPKKGQLPAFAAILAEQSGSTAAEKNTEVLTETADAKQEAAPLGPDLLLRPPFEELRGAGAQEEAQFSNSVPAKNEAKAARHETEPSPSSANSPKKQNAIVADLALASGAIVPVPLPIPQADPIAGPEKWSPALPVRPWTPDSVPLQQHVSSGPGLQKEPREQASVASLDAGRPEGAAALPMVDSAKNDLGALPIASERLQIAPPSVTPEALASTPNNLPHSPLSQTPADIPLMPVISANMPLHTVSGPVVEGAAPQVAGTPSPRQKTAEKPFAAAGHGISASAVTQGSTKESVQTQGDTLPNAMSARTVAAAGPGVRSGTAASEADPFQRLDAVESPATLLHTSSHQIAVGVHDPALGWVEVQTQSSAGHVSATLTADSTEAHASLAAQAPSITQYLADRNVPVHSLNVHTQGDMQSGASGGGQSQSAPGDARRDNAEQGGAGTDKKIQSPLNDMRNENVSRAVSASYISIHA, from the coding sequence GTGCAAGTTCCAGCAAGTGCCGCATCCACTACTGGCGTACAAGAATCTTCAGCCAGCGTTTCTGCCGGCCCCTTTGGATCGATGACCGGAGCTGCCTCGCCAAAGAAGGGACAACTTCCGGCGTTTGCCGCCATCCTCGCAGAACAGTCAGGGAGCACGGCCGCCGAAAAAAATACTGAAGTTTTGACAGAGACGGCCGATGCAAAACAGGAAGCCGCACCCTTAGGTCCCGATCTTCTCTTGCGCCCACCGTTTGAGGAATTAAGAGGTGCCGGAGCGCAAGAAGAAGCGCAATTCAGCAATTCTGTGCCGGCAAAGAATGAAGCAAAGGCTGCCCGACACGAAACGGAACCCTCGCCTTCTTCCGCCAACTCACCGAAGAAACAAAATGCTATTGTGGCTGATCTGGCTTTGGCATCGGGCGCGATTGTTCCCGTGCCTCTACCCATCCCGCAAGCGGATCCGATAGCCGGTCCTGAAAAGTGGTCTCCAGCTCTACCTGTGCGACCTTGGACACCCGATTCGGTTCCATTACAGCAGCATGTTTCGAGTGGCCCCGGTTTGCAAAAGGAACCCCGTGAGCAGGCGTCCGTGGCAAGTTTGGACGCGGGTCGGCCTGAAGGGGCGGCGGCTTTGCCGATGGTTGATTCCGCGAAGAATGACTTGGGCGCACTGCCGATTGCGTCTGAGAGACTACAGATCGCGCCACCTTCTGTGACGCCCGAAGCTCTTGCTTCCACTCCAAACAATCTGCCGCATTCGCCTCTCTCGCAGACTCCTGCCGATATTCCACTCATGCCGGTGATCAGCGCGAATATGCCGCTGCACACGGTTTCCGGGCCAGTCGTCGAAGGAGCAGCGCCACAGGTCGCGGGCACTCCTTCGCCGAGGCAGAAGACAGCGGAAAAGCCGTTTGCCGCCGCAGGCCACGGTATCTCCGCTTCCGCTGTGACACAGGGAAGCACGAAAGAGTCAGTGCAGACGCAGGGCGACACTTTGCCCAATGCGATGTCGGCGCGCACTGTCGCCGCCGCTGGCCCTGGTGTTCGATCGGGAACAGCGGCATCCGAAGCCGATCCCTTTCAGCGTCTCGATGCCGTCGAATCCCCGGCGACGCTGCTCCATACGAGTTCGCACCAGATTGCTGTGGGCGTGCATGACCCTGCGCTTGGCTGGGTGGAGGTGCAGACGCAATCTTCCGCCGGGCATGTCAGTGCAACCCTCACCGCAGATTCTACGGAAGCGCACGCGAGTCTCGCCGCACAGGCTCCGTCGATCACGCAATATCTTGCGGACCGCAATGTCCCTGTGCACAGCCTCAATGTGCATACGCAGGGAGACATGCAGAGCGGCGCCTCCGGTGGGGGGCAATCGCAATCTGCGCCTGGAGATGCCCGCCGTGACAATGCAGAGCAGGGAGGCGCGGGGACTGACAAAAAGATCCAGTCGCCATTGAACGACATGAGAAATGAGAACGTGTCGCGAGCCGTAAGCGCTTCGTATATCAGTATCCACGCTTAG
- a CDS encoding FliI/YscN family ATPase, whose amino-acid sequence MELLGTYFSRLRQRSTWRWQGRVLEAVGQTIESSGPLCSVGECCEILDGNGQPHLAEVIGFRGSNVLSMPLESTEGIRFGDKVSALGTLPYLEAGEGLTGRVLNASGQPIDDGPRPVTRVAVSLDRSVPNPLERVPIRQPLGTGIRAIDGMLTVGRGQRIGIFGGSGVGKSTLIGMMTRNSEADIIVVGLVGERGREVGEFLEDSLGPEGRKRSVVLVSTSDQSPLLRLRAALSATAVAEYFAHQGKHVLLVLDSLTRFAMAAREIGLAAGEPPTAKGYTPSVFSRLARLVERAGQFRKGSITAFYTVLMEGDDQQEPIVDAARSFLDGHIFLSRDMAAEGWYPPIQILDSVSRLMPAIINEEHKTSAALIRRMLAVYARSEDLIRIGAYKPGADRDLDRAIQLRSWVREFLVQQAHEDVGFADACKAIQALAARV is encoded by the coding sequence ATGGAGCTGCTGGGCACATACTTCTCGCGTCTCAGGCAGCGCTCAACCTGGCGCTGGCAGGGCCGCGTGCTTGAAGCTGTGGGCCAGACTATAGAATCCTCCGGGCCATTGTGCTCGGTGGGCGAGTGCTGCGAGATTCTGGACGGCAACGGGCAGCCGCATCTGGCCGAGGTGATCGGTTTTCGCGGCAGCAATGTGCTTTCGATGCCGCTTGAAAGTACCGAAGGTATTCGTTTTGGCGATAAGGTGTCTGCGCTTGGCACGCTTCCATATCTTGAGGCCGGTGAAGGATTGACTGGGCGGGTGCTGAACGCATCGGGTCAGCCGATCGACGATGGCCCGAGGCCAGTGACCCGCGTGGCAGTTTCTCTCGATCGCAGCGTGCCCAATCCGTTGGAGCGCGTGCCCATCCGGCAGCCGCTGGGGACGGGCATTCGCGCGATTGACGGCATGCTGACGGTGGGCCGCGGACAGCGCATCGGGATCTTCGGTGGCTCGGGTGTGGGCAAGAGCACGCTGATCGGCATGATGACGCGCAACAGCGAGGCCGACATCATCGTGGTTGGTTTGGTTGGCGAGCGCGGGCGCGAAGTGGGGGAGTTCCTGGAGGACAGCCTGGGCCCGGAGGGACGAAAGCGGTCGGTGGTGTTGGTGTCCACGTCTGACCAGTCGCCATTGCTGCGACTCCGCGCGGCGCTTTCGGCGACAGCAGTTGCGGAATATTTTGCACATCAGGGCAAGCATGTGCTGTTGGTTCTCGATTCACTGACGCGCTTTGCCATGGCTGCGCGAGAGATCGGCCTGGCCGCGGGTGAGCCTCCGACGGCAAAAGGATACACGCCGTCGGTCTTCAGCCGCCTCGCGAGGCTTGTAGAGCGGGCCGGACAGTTTCGCAAGGGAAGCATCACGGCTTTCTACACCGTTCTGATGGAAGGAGACGATCAGCAGGAGCCGATTGTGGATGCAGCGCGATCGTTTCTCGATGGCCATATTTTTCTTTCCCGCGATATGGCCGCAGAGGGCTGGTATCCGCCGATTCAGATTCTCGATTCGGTCAGCCGCCTGATGCCGGCGATTATTAATGAGGAACATAAGACTTCGGCAGCACTGATACGCAGGATGCTGGCGGTGTATGCGAGATCAGAGGATCTGATCCGCATTGGCGCCTATAAGCCGGGAGCAGACAGAGATCTAGATCGCGCGATTCAGTTGCGGTCATGGGTGCGCGAATTTCTGGTTCAACAGGCGCATGAAGATGTTGGCTTCGCGGACGCCTGCAAGGCAATCCAGGCGCTCGCGGCCAGGGTTTGA